The Methylopila sp. M107 genome contains the following window.
GAGCCGCGCCAGAACCCGCTCGACTGCCCGGTGAGGGATCTCGAACTCGTCACGCAAGCGGCGTTCGGTCAGCGCAGAAAGATGCTCAGGCAGAGCCTGAAGTCGCTTGGCGACGCGGCGTCGCTGCTTGAGGCCGCAGGAATAGAGCAGACCCGACGGGCCGAGGAAATCCCCGTCGAGGGCTTCGTCGCCCTTGCGCGGGCGCGGGCGGCGCTCAGCGCCTGACGTCGTTCCGGCGGACCCGGACCGGCTGAAGCTTCTTCTGGCGCTGGCCTTCGGCCAGAGCGTTCACCACGAACGCCGCCACGCCAACAACCAGCAGCGTCAACGAAGCGACATAGGGCAGATACGTCTCAGCGGTCATCGATCGATGTTTCCCGGAAAAGCGTCTCGCACTGGAATGTAGGACCGCTTTGGCAAAATGCCAAACAATTGCGCCGGATCGATCCCGCGCGCCGGTTCACAACAACGTCTGGCCGAGTTCCTTGACGAGCGTATCCGCGAAGGCGGTGATCCCCGGCTGCCGGAAGCGCCGCAGCCGCTCGGCCTGAAGAATCGCGCGCACCTCGTCGAGGCAGCGGCCGAAATCGTCGTTGACCACCGCATAGTCGTAGCCGCCGCCGCGCTCGATCTCGACGGCGGCGTTCTTCAGCCGGCGGGTGATGACCTCCGGCGTGTCCTCGGCTCGGCGCTCGAGCCGCGACCTCAACTCGCTCGCCGAAGGCGGCAGGATGAACACGGTGGCGACGTCCGTCGACATGGCCTGCCGCACCTGCAACGTGCCCTGCCAGTCGATATCGAACAACACGTCCTTGCCATTGGCGAGCGCGCGCTCGACCGGTTCGCGCGGCGAGCCGTAGCAATTGCCGTGGACTTCGGCCGATTCCAGCAGCTCGCCCGCGTCGCGCATCGCGTCGAATT
Protein-coding sequences here:
- the gmk gene encoding guanylate kinase — translated: MLILSSPSGAGKSTLTRALLDTDPEIMLSISATTRQKRPSEADGVHYHFLKQREFDAMRDAGELLESAEVHGNCYGSPREPVERALANGKDVLFDIDWQGTLQVRQAMSTDVATVFILPPSASELRSRLERRAEDTPEVITRRLKNAAVEIERGGGYDYAVVNDDFGRCLDEVRAILQAERLRRFRQPGITAFADTLVKELGQTLL